A window of the Candidatus Brocadiaceae bacterium genome harbors these coding sequences:
- the msrB gene encoding peptide-methionine (R)-S-oxide reductase MsrB: MTFEIMKPEEEWKQLLDQKQFEVTRKKGTEPPFTGKYWNYKEAGIYRCVCCGNDLFDSKAKFDSGTGWPSFWEACSRENITCVSDASHGMRRTEVLCKKCGAHLGHVFEDGPPPTGSRYCINSASLRFIPEKKE; this comes from the coding sequence ATGACATTTGAAATAATGAAACCCGAGGAAGAATGGAAACAATTGCTTGATCAAAAACAATTTGAAGTCACCAGAAAAAAGGGCACGGAGCCCCCGTTTACCGGAAAATACTGGAATTACAAAGAAGCCGGAATATACCGGTGTGTCTGTTGTGGCAACGATTTGTTTGATTCTAAGGCAAAATTTGACTCCGGCACCGGCTGGCCAAGTTTTTGGGAAGCATGTTCTCGTGAGAATATTACCTGTGTATCTGACGCAAGTCATGGTATGAGACGTACAGAAGTTCTGTGTAAAAAGTGCGGAGCCCACCTGGGACATGTATTTGAGGATGGTCCGCCGCCTACCGGATCGCGGTATTGTATTAATTCCGCATCTCTGCGCTTTATCCCCGAGAAGAAAGAATAG
- a CDS encoding diguanylate cyclase, translating to MKYGMTTNTKTPLIVKSGYWDWNIEKKALWWSEDVYRIFDVSTQEFDGTYESFLRFVHPEDKEFVKNAIHGALQQKKPYHIEHRIVMPDNSEKIIHAQAEVFFNKTGIPVRMFGTMQDITESINAEVELKLADIVFKNTLDGVLVTNKDTVILSVNPSFTRITGYNASETIGQTPRILKSHRHDVEFYKDMWSSLLQKGQWQGEIWNRRKNGEVFLEWLSILASKNERGKPDTFVAVFKDITEVREKEEYIKHLAYHDALTNLPNRLLFHDRLQQTLTSARRHANIIAVIFIDLDRFKHINDTLGHNVGDALLQEVASRLKGSVRREDTVSRLGGDEFVVLLPDIKEVDDAALVAKKILSVLSKPYTLYGHELIVTASLGISAYPGDGDDVEILMKNADTAMYHAKEHGKNTYHFFEANMTGE from the coding sequence ATGAAATACGGGATGACAACCAACACAAAAACACCGCTGATAGTAAAATCAGGATACTGGGACTGGAATATTGAAAAGAAAGCGCTCTGGTGGTCCGAAGATGTTTACAGGATATTTGATGTATCCACTCAGGAATTTGATGGGACATATGAATCGTTTTTACGTTTTGTTCATCCGGAAGACAAAGAATTTGTTAAAAACGCCATTCATGGGGCATTGCAACAAAAAAAACCCTATCACATCGAACATCGTATTGTCATGCCTGATAACTCAGAAAAAATTATCCATGCCCAGGCGGAAGTATTTTTTAACAAAACGGGCATACCTGTTCGAATGTTTGGCACAATGCAGGATATTACAGAAAGCATAAATGCAGAGGTAGAGTTAAAGCTGGCAGACATTGTATTTAAAAATACCCTTGATGGTGTTTTGGTTACAAACAAAGATACCGTGATTCTTTCAGTGAATCCCTCTTTTACTAGAATAACCGGCTATAACGCCAGCGAGACAATCGGCCAGACTCCACGTATTTTGAAATCCCATCGACACGATGTCGAATTTTACAAGGACATGTGGAGTTCCCTGTTACAGAAAGGCCAATGGCAGGGAGAAATCTGGAACAGAAGAAAAAACGGCGAGGTGTTTCTGGAATGGCTAAGCATTCTTGCCAGTAAGAATGAAAGAGGGAAGCCGGATACCTTTGTTGCTGTGTTTAAAGATATAACAGAAGTAAGAGAAAAAGAAGAATATATAAAGCACCTGGCATATCATGATGCGCTGACAAATTTACCAAATCGTTTATTGTTTCACGATCGATTACAACAAACGTTGACGTCTGCTCGACGCCATGCAAACATTATTGCCGTCATATTTATAGACCTTGATCGATTCAAACATATCAATGATACCCTGGGACACAATGTCGGTGATGCGCTGTTACAGGAGGTTGCATCGCGTTTAAAAGGTTCTGTGCGTCGGGAAGATACCGTTTCCCGGCTGGGTGGCGATGAATTTGTTGTCCTTTTGCCAGACATTAAGGAAGTGGATGATGCCGCCCTTGTTGCTAAGAAGATCCTTTCCGTATTGTCAAAACCCTATACGCTCTACGGGCATGAACTCATTGTTACTGCCAGCTTGGGAATAAGCGCTTACCCTGGTGACGGAGATGATGTAGAAATACTTATGAAAAATGCGGACACTGCTATGTACCATGCTAAAGAGCATGGGAAAAATACCTATCACTTTTTTGAGGCAAATATGACTGGAGAATAA
- a CDS encoding DUF393 domain-containing protein yields the protein MKWVELHAIRKEVFEFLPCQSEERKRRYPEITEEACLRSLQLILPDNRILEDNELLPEILKRLRGFRWLYLLCKVSVTRQLLIVLYRWISRNRYIISRVIQPLSRE from the coding sequence ATGAAGTGGGTCGAACTCCATGCGATCCGAAAAGAGGTCTTTGAGTTTCTCCCCTGTCAATCAGAGGAGAGGAAAAGAAGATATCCTGAGATAACTGAAGAGGCTTGCCTGCGGTCTCTGCAGCTAATACTCCCGGACAATCGAATTCTTGAGGATAATGAACTATTGCCGGAAATTCTTAAACGATTGAGAGGCTTCAGATGGTTATACCTGTTGTGTAAGGTCTCCGTAACCAGACAATTACTTATAGTGCTGTACCGGTGGATTTCCCGTAACAGATACATTATTTCCCGTGTCATACAACCTTTGTCTCGCGAATAA
- the nadD gene encoding nicotinate-nucleotide adenylyltransferase — MKIGIFGGSFNPIHIGHLIVAEEVFQERALAKVVFIPTGISPHKEVANLIDASHRYQMVKEAIQGNTHFEVSDLEIKRSGKSYTIDTIRLFREIHGEKNKLYLIVGTDMMQEIRTWKNIEELSGICHFVVVNRFQNYPEGKFLPDTILSDEKNTPIEKLMVRIPPIGISSSEIRDRLREGRSIRYLVPENVERYIRINHLYR, encoded by the coding sequence ATGAAAATTGGCATTTTTGGAGGGTCATTTAATCCGATCCACATAGGTCATCTGATTGTCGCTGAAGAAGTTTTTCAAGAACGCGCATTAGCAAAAGTGGTTTTTATCCCTACGGGTATTTCCCCTCATAAGGAGGTTGCAAATTTGATAGATGCTTCACACCGATACCAGATGGTGAAAGAGGCAATACAGGGAAATACCCACTTTGAAGTTTCCGATCTGGAAATTAAGCGGTCAGGCAAGTCCTATACCATAGATACCATCAGACTTTTCCGGGAAATACACGGTGAAAAAAACAAATTATATCTTATTGTCGGAACAGACATGATGCAGGAAATACGCACATGGAAAAACATTGAAGAACTTTCCGGGATCTGTCATTTTGTTGTTGTCAATCGATTTCAAAACTATCCAGAAGGAAAATTTCTTCCTGACACGATCTTGAGTGATGAAAAAAACACACCGATTGAAAAATTAATGGTCAGGATTCCTCCCATTGGAATATCTTCTTCAGAAATCAGGGACCGGTTGCGTGAGGGAAGGAGCATTCGATATTTAGTCCCTGAAAATGTAGAACGTTACATTAGGATAAATCATTTGTACCGATAA
- the larC gene encoding nickel pincer cofactor biosynthesis protein LarC: MKTVYFDCFSGVSGDMTLGAFVDAGLDINLLQEQLALLKLDNYEISAEKVKRAGIAGTRVHIKILSREQLQSSGASKHSTHLSLSGIQKIIEKSTLHQDIKSNSIKIFCRLAAVEAKVHNTSIEEVHFHEVGAMDSIMDIVGSAIALQYFGIKKVYFSPIPTGSGYVACEHGTFPVPAPATAELLKTYQLKSVHVEKELTTPTGAAILTTLGTGLHTNPEMRISYIGYGAGSYDNPSIPNLLRIFIGETAVSNESDEMWIVETNIDDMSGEVLGYAMEKLFEAGAVDVYLTPIQMKKGRPGTMISAIVSEPYLPAIELLFFQQTTTFGIRKYKVARTILTRESRALDCQWGKIQVKIGKLNNEVTSFSPEYEDCKRVAEEQGIPLKQVYSMISKNFYRSTDP, from the coding sequence TTGAAAACCGTCTATTTTGATTGCTTTTCCGGTGTCAGCGGAGACATGACACTTGGGGCCTTTGTTGACGCGGGACTGGATATAAACCTGTTACAAGAACAACTGGCCCTCCTGAAACTCGATAATTATGAAATATCAGCGGAGAAGGTAAAGCGAGCTGGTATTGCAGGCACACGGGTTCACATAAAAATCCTTTCAAGGGAACAACTTCAGTCCTCCGGTGCCAGTAAACACAGCACACATCTTTCGCTGTCAGGCATACAAAAAATTATCGAGAAGAGCACCCTTCATCAGGATATTAAAAGCAACAGCATAAAAATTTTCTGCAGACTGGCAGCTGTTGAGGCAAAAGTCCATAATACATCAATAGAAGAGGTCCATTTTCATGAGGTTGGGGCCATGGACTCCATCATGGATATTGTTGGTTCTGCGATTGCTTTACAGTATTTCGGGATTAAAAAAGTGTATTTTTCTCCCATTCCCACAGGATCAGGATATGTAGCCTGCGAACACGGCACATTCCCGGTCCCCGCGCCTGCAACAGCGGAACTCCTGAAAACATATCAGCTGAAATCCGTTCATGTAGAAAAAGAACTGACGACACCAACGGGTGCGGCAATCCTTACCACACTGGGCACAGGACTTCATACAAACCCGGAAATGAGAATTTCATACATTGGTTATGGTGCCGGAAGCTATGACAATCCCTCTATTCCGAATTTATTACGTATCTTTATAGGAGAAACCGCAGTCAGTAACGAATCCGATGAAATGTGGATTGTAGAGACAAATATCGACGACATGTCCGGTGAAGTATTGGGGTATGCTATGGAAAAGTTGTTTGAAGCAGGGGCCGTTGATGTTTATTTGACTCCTATACAGATGAAAAAAGGAAGACCGGGGACGATGATCAGCGCTATCGTGTCAGAGCCTTATCTCCCAGCAATAGAACTTCTTTTCTTTCAGCAAACAACAACCTTCGGCATAAGAAAATATAAAGTTGCCCGTACAATACTCACGCGAGAATCACGGGCGCTGGACTGTCAATGGGGTAAAATACAAGTAAAGATTGGAAAATTGAATAACGAGGTTACCAGTTTTTCTCCTGAATATGAAGATTGCAAGAGAGTCGCAGAAGAACAAGGTATTCCTCTCAAACAAGTCTATAGCATGATTTCAAAAAATTTTTACAGAAGCACGGATCCCTAG